A genome region from Pristiophorus japonicus isolate sPriJap1 unplaced genomic scaffold, sPriJap1.hap1 HAP1_SCAFFOLD_1035, whole genome shotgun sequence includes the following:
- the LOC139241314 gene encoding uncharacterized protein: MAPRRRRQRDRDQKMSDTARKRKISKNQVEWRQTGGGLADLHPLTDLKARAAALVGIYNRSTYRAADPIAAPPPQAQQEAPAAPPMPLRVVLTTEENTTEEEEEEEEDELDTSSVVPAASSSSMDEAAGPSGLQQAAPSHPVPLPAPRRLSRRGRHVLRRAHVNEDVMSLSRASVDFGRELVQAIGVLTGNFATLSATISEGLEQIAVAMDQMPDAIEALRQAIVSRYGSAPQGAVPPTSATDATQEEELPSNSQDVSSQRRLGPVTRGLSGKVRVTTRRGQVRGGKRGRR, encoded by the exons AGAAAGATATCCAAGAATCAGGTGGAGTGGAGGCAGACTGGAGGAGGGCTTGCTGACCTGCACCCTCTAACTGACTTGAAGGCGCGTGCCGCAGCCTTAGTGGGCATCTATAATCGTTCCACCTATCGTGCGGCAGATCCCATTGCTgccccac ctccccaggcgcaACAGGAGGCCCCTGCGGCACCACCAATGCCGCTGCGGGTCGTGCTGACCACTGAAGAAAATAccaccgaggaggaggaggaggaggaggaggatgagctggatacatcatctgtggtacctgcggccagctCCTCCTCAATGGATGAGGCAGCGGGGCCCAGCGGCTTGCAACAGGCCGCTCCGAGTCACCCAGTGCCCTTGCCggccccgcggaggttgagtcggcgagggaGGCACGTGCTGCGGCGGGCCCATGTCAACGAGGACGTGatgtcactgtcgagggcgagcgtcgacTTTGGTCGCGAGCTCGTCCAGGCGATTGGTGTGCTGACCGGCAACTTTGCCACGCTCTCCGCCACAATATCGGAGGGCTTGGAGCAGATAGCCGTGGCAATGGACCAGATGCCCGACGCTATCGAGGCCTTGCGGCAAGCGATAGTCTCAAGATACGgctctgcaccccaaggtgccgtaccaccaaccagcGCGACAGACGCGACACAGGAGGAAGAACTGCCTTCGAACTCGCAAGACGTTTCTTCGCAAAGGCGACTTGGTCCCGTTACCAGGGGATTGAGTGGGAAAGTGAGGGTTACGACCAGGAGGGGTCAAGTTaggggagggaagcgtggccgtaggtag